In the Paenibacillus sp. FSL R7-0337 genome, GCAGTGTCGATCAGCGGAATGTTCACCTTAGGGCTGCCGCTGTTCTATCTGATGGCGGAGAAGGACGATGCCCCGGGCATTATTGTGATCGGGCTGGTCCTTATTTTCGCCTCCATGGTGATTGCAGTATTCGCGGCGGTACTCCAGAAGCTCCTGAATGAAGCGATAGCATTGAAATCTGAGAATGATCTGACAGTCTGAGGTGGCGACCATGGCGATTATCGTTAATATTGATGTGATGCTGGCTAAGCGGAAAATGAGTGTAACAGAGCTTACAGAGCGGGTGGGAATTACGATGGCGAACCTGTCCATTCTTAAGAACGGCAAGGCCAAAGCGATCCGTTTCTCAACGCTTGAGGCAATAT is a window encoding:
- a CDS encoding helix-turn-helix transcriptional regulator: MAIIVNIDVMLAKRKMSVTELTERVGITMANLSILKNGKAKAIRFSTLEAICKALDCQPGDILEYTPEATE